A genomic window from Coregonus clupeaformis isolate EN_2021a unplaced genomic scaffold, ASM2061545v1 scaf0704, whole genome shotgun sequence includes:
- the LOC123485469 gene encoding zinc finger protein 345-like, which yields MKIHLLKHTVLQKRKQMHTEEKPHSCSICGMTFSTSWNLTKHQKRHSGERGHVCDICGKGFSESTHLRAHQRTHTGEKPYQCSDCGRGFSQSGSLRRHQQIHSRDAGLVPDAGLVPADGDALDPPTDCTSNVHVSMHGRGMLREHLRQIPGISAALVELQVKEEEVGGGLINSDGEEVGLDPTQHGKSSDQEESPSTSREPEQHQESHTAKSSHCCSVCRRDCLKLSKLLIHMRIHTGEKPYPCSVCGKQFREKRHLQDHQKVHTGEKPFVCSKCDKRFGFASALKRHQWLHTEEKPYSCSVCGKGFTLQSRMKEHSLTHSGEKPHSCSVCGKSFSRPDQLKDHSMQHAGKPHYCSVCGKSFALSKQLLKHEKTHTGERPYSCSVCGMSFSEKAYLEDHQSVHTGEKRHPCPDCDKRFGCALSLRKHRLLHIEGKSHSCSVCGKSFARSADLKVHHKDHTGEKPYSCAKCGQSFTSSQKLQRHQKTHVGLPPVEFQNPVTIEGGREGEDEEEEVGGLIHSDGEEVGWDLHRLNRSSDKDGNASTSRVPNETKGDLKAQRYSCSVCGKDWKRLFDLKRHMTTHTGEKPYSCSVCGKSFRRADLLKQHFWTHKGDAGEKPYPCHVCGKGFTRSSDLKIHNRVHTGQKSSSCAESGQSFTTSQSLGRHKKRRHSSLPEEDLAAEVKSEEDFTSISDEEEEEETSAVGGGNKD from the exons ATGAAAATACACCTGCTGAAGCACACAGTACTCCAGAAACGCAAGCAGATGCACACAGAAGAGAAACCTCACTCTTGCTCTATATGTGGAATGACTTTTTCTACATCGTGGAATCTCACTAAACACCAGAAAAGACACTCAGGAGAGAGGGGTCACGTCTGTGACATCTGTGGGAAAGGGTTCTCTGAATCCACACACCTGAGGGCCCATCAGAGgacgcacactggagagaaaccctaccagtgctctgactgtgggagggGCTTCTCCCAATCAGGAAGTTTGAGAAGACACCAGCAGATCCACTCTAGAGATGCTGGCCTGGTCCCTGATGCTGGCCTGGTCCCTGCTGATGGTGATGCTCTTGATCCACCTACTGACTGTACCTCCAACGTCCATGTGTCAATGCATGGTCGGGGGATGTTACGTGAGCACCTCCGTCAGATACCTGGGATTAGTGCTGCCTTAGTGGAACTGCAGGTAAAAGAAGAAGAAGTTGGTGGTGGTCTGATCAATTCTGATGGAGAAGAAGTTGGATTGGATCCTACTCAACATG GAAAGAGTTCAGACCAGGAGGAGAGTCCCTCTACATCAAGAGAACCTGAACAACACCAGGAGAGTCACACAGCTAAGAGCTCTCACTGCTGTTCAGTGTGCAGAAGAGATTGCCTAAAGTTATCAAAACTGCTAATACAtatgagaatacacacaggagaaaagccttaccctTGCTCTGTGTGTGGAAAGCAGTTCCGTGAAAAAAGACATCTTCAAGACCACCAGAAagtgcacactggagagaaacctttcgTCTGCTCCAAATGTGACAAGAGGTTTGGTTTCGCTTCAGCCTTGAAAAGGCACCAGTGGTTACACACAGAAGAgaaaccttactcctgctctgtgtGTGGGAAGGGTTTTACCTTACAATCACGCATGAAGGAACACTCCCTGACACACTCAGGAGAGAAACCCCACTCCTGCTCTgtctgtgggaagagtttcagcCGTCCAGATCAGTTAAAGGACCACTCTATGCAACACGCAGGGAAACCCCACTACTGTTCTGTGTGTGGGAAAAGCTTTGCCTTGTCTAAACAACTCCTGAAGCATGAGaagactcacacaggagagagaccttACAGTTGCTCTGTGTGTGGGATGAGTTTCAGCGAGAAGGCATATCTTGAAGACCACCAGTCagtgcacactggagagaaacgaCACCCCTGCCCTGATTGTGACAAGAGGTTTGGATGTGCTTTGTCCCTACGTAAACACAGACTGTTACACATAGAAGGGAAATCCCACTCCTGCTCtgtgtgtgggaagagttttgcaaGATCAGCAGACCTTAAAGTCCACCACAAAGatcatacaggagagaaaccttacagctgCGCTAAATGCGGACAGAGCTTCACCAGTTCTCAAAAACTTCAGAGACACCAGAAAACTCATGTTGGTTTACCACCTGTAGAGTTTCAAAACCCTGTTACAattgaaggagggagggagggagaagatgaggaggaggaagttggTGGTCTGATTCATTCAGATGGAGAAGAAGTTGGTTGGGATCTTCATCGTCTCA ACAGGAGTTCTGACAAGGACGGGAATGCCTCTACATCAAGAGTACCTAACGAAACCAAGGGGGATCTCAAAGCTCAGAGATACAGTTGCTCTGTGTGTGGGAAAGACTGGAAGCGGTTATTTGATCTGAAAAGACAcatgacaacacacacaggagagaaaccgtacAGCTGTTCtgtgtgtgggaagagttttagacGAGCAGACCTCTTGAAACAACACTTCTGGACACACAAAGGAGACGCAGGGGAGAAACCTTACCCCTGTCATGTCTGTGGGAAGGGTTTCACAAGATCATCAGACCTTAAAATACACAATAGAGTTCATACAGGACAGAAATCTTCCAGCTGTGCCGAAAGTGGCCAGAGCTTCACCACTTCTCAGAGTCTTGGGAGACACAAGAAGAGACGCCACAGCTCACTTCCTGAGGAGGACCTAGCTGCAGAGGTAAAGAGTGAGGAGGACTTCACTAGTATcagtgatgaagaggaggaggaggaaacctCTGCTGTGGGAGGGGGAAACAAGGACTAG
- the LOC121554024 gene encoding zinc finger protein 14-like — MMDEDSVDPSNPPLSCSTELNPPESLVPDSNHSGIDNCSEIPRFNIVVKEEEDEDWDVDHTGESPNSSSSDEASAEPEQHQENPTAKKPWRCPECGIEIAHPSNINRHLRTHTNPAKESSVCPECGKDFVHPSKLKRHLRTHTGEKPYQCSVCGKRFTLKPHLERHQMTHPGEKQPDATKKHPCSDCGKECFSAYELKMHMRKHTGERPHQCSYCEMSFGCKGTLSRHVRRHTGAPTPKPYQCSQCGKRYESPSRLRQHQTMHTGEKPYECSDCGRGFTWTEGLRKHKCSHASNHSNQRTLESPDSASSGSQTIRLNIKIEDEEQELPINVKEEEEEEIGVFVNADREKPYQCTTCQKSFVHPSSLARHKQSHTSATKFRCSECGKEFSQSWTFKIHMQQHTGEKPHHSQCDKSFSASARLRRHQIVHTRVKPYPCSLCRKRFSSSANRSNQRHHVHARNVAASYLNLTHGQGSQQQVSVAVEESGLSLVPDVKVKEEEEDPAFAERPDHCSDSEGSPSTSGLPEQHQENHTAKKIHCCSVCGKNCHKLSKLHIHMRTHTGEKSHSCSVCGKHFGEKGNLKRHQTVHTGEKLYSCSVCGNSFAFQINMRDHERLHMGEKPYSCSVCGKSFSSSSILTKHQRTHTGENQVSVAVEECGLTPVLVIKVKEEEEDPAFAERPDHCSDSEIPDHCSDSEESLSTSGEPEQNQENHTAKSAHCCSVCGQDCKKLSKLQIHMRIHTGEKPYPCSVCGKRLAKVIRPSQTHENTHRRKTILLLCVWEAIQ; from the exons GATTCTGTTGACCCATCCAACCCGCCTCTCTCCTGCTCCACTGAACTCAACCCCCCAGAGTCACTGGTTCCTGACTCTAACCATAGTGGCATTGACAACTGCAGTGAAATACCCAGATTTAACATTGTAGTcaaagaggaggaagatgaagactGGGATGTGGATCATACCG GAGAGAGTCCTAACTCCAGCTCTAGTGATGAGGCATCAGCAGAACCTGAACAACACCAGGAGAATCCTACAGCTAAGAAGCCTTGGCGATGCCCAGAATGTGGAATAGAGATCGCTCACCCATCTAATATCAACAGACACctgagaacacacacaaatcctgcTAAGGAGTCTTCCGTCTGTCCAGAATGTGGAAAAGACTTTGTTCACCCCTCCAAACTGAAGAGACACCTCCGaacacatacaggagagaagccttaccagtGCTCTGTGTGCGGGAAGCGATTCACACTGAAGCCCCACCTGGAAAGACATCAGATGACCCACCCTGGAGAGAAGCAGCCAGACGCGACAAAGAAGCATCCGTGCTCCGATTGTGGAAAGGAGTGTTTCTCTGCATACGAACTGAAGATGCACATGAGAAAGCACACAGGGGAGAGACCTCACCAGTGCTCCTACTGCGAGATGAGCTTTGGCTGTAAGGGAACTCTATCGAGACACGTACGACGCCATACGGGAGCACCCACACCAAAACCTTACCAATGCTCACAGTGTGGGAAGAGATACGAGTCACCATCGAGGCTCAGGCAGCATCAGACtatgcacactggagagaaaccttacgagTGCTCTGATTGCGGGAGGGGTTTCACTTGGACCGAAGGTCTTCGCAAACACAAATGCAGCCATGCCAGTAACCATAGCAACCAGCGTACACTGGAAAGTCCAGATTCGGCGTCATCAGGCAGTCAAACTATCAGGCTGAATATCAAGATCGAAGACGAGGAACAGGAGCTGCCAATTAATgtcaaagaggaggaggaggaggaaattgGTGTTTTCGTCAATGCTGATAGAGAGAAACCTTATCAGTGCACCACCTGTCAGAAGAGCTTCGTTCACCCTAGCTCTCTAGCAAGACACAAACAATCCCACACTAGTGCAACAAAGTTCCGCTGCTCAGAATGTGGGAAGGAATTCAGCCAATCGTGGACTTTCAAGATACACATGCAACAGCACACCGGAGAGAAACCGCACCACTCTCAGTGTGATAAGAGTTTCTCAGCTTCGGCACGCCTCAGAAGACACCAGATAGTTCACACTAGGGTGAAACCTTACCCCTGCTCTCTCTGTAGGAAGAGATTCTCCTCGTCAGCAAACCGATCCAATCAAAGACATCATGTCCATGCCAGAAATGTAGCTGCTTCTTACCTGAACCTAACTCATGGACAGGGATCACAACAGCAGGTGTCTGTAGCTGTAGAGGAATCTGGTCTCAGTCTGGTACCGGATGTAAAAGtaaaagaagaggaggaagatccTGCTTTTG CAGAGAGACCTGATCACTGCTCGGACAGTGAAGGCAGTCCGTCTACATCAGGACTACCTGAACAACACCAGGAGAATCACACAGCTAAGAAGATTCACTGCTGTTCAGTGTGTGGAAAAAACTGTCACAAGTTATCAAAACTACATATACatatgagaacacacacaggagaaaaatcGCACTCCTGCTCTGTCTGTGGGAAGCATTTCGGTGAGAAAGGTAACCTGAAAAGACACCAGacagtgcacacaggagagaagctgtACAGTTGCTCTGTATGTGGCAATAGTTTTGCTTTCCAAATAAACATGAGAGATCACGAGCGATTACACATgggagagaaaccttactcctgctccgtgtgtgggaagagtttctcttcATCGTCAATTCTCACcaaacaccagagaacacacacaggagagaatcaaGTGTCTGTAGCTGTAGAGGAGTGTGGTCTTACACCAGTATTGGTTATCaaagtgaaagaagaggaagaggatccTGCTTTTG CAGAGAGACCTGACCACTGCTCTGACAGTGAAATACCTGACCACTGCTCTGACAGTGAAGAGAGTCTCTCTACATCAGGAGAACCTGAACAAAACCAGGAGAATCACACAGCTAAGAGCGCTCACTGCTGTTCAGTGTGCGGACAAGACTGCAAAAAGTTATCAAAACTGCAAATACATAtgaggatacacacaggagagaagccttacccctGCTCTGTGTGTGGAAAAAGATTGGCAAAGGTTATCAGACCTTCACAAACacatgagaacacacacaggagaaaaaccaTACTCCTGCTCTGTGTGTGGGAAGCAATTCAGTGA